ttttatttatttatttttcattttcacaATACATTACACAGAAAGATACCCAGGTAGTACACTGGACAAAAAGTCTTTAACAAACTAACACAACCACAGTTTAAACCAAAATAATCATTAAAAAAACTGCAAGATTAACATATCTACCGTAGTAGGGGTGTTTGCggtgcggtttggttcggtttggttcggtttttgaAAGAAAAGTTATTCAATCCAATCGTTTAATTAAACTGCGATTCGGTttggtttgatttttttgttaagGTCATTCGAATCAAACCAAACTAATTAatattggtttggtttggttcgatTTATTCGGTTTttccaatcaaataaaaaaaatcctacTGTATTATTATGTAAAGTTATGGTGTCTTCTCCAACAAAATAGCTAAACTTCTTAATACAAACCAACCTGAAATAAAAAAGTTACATAATAGCTAAACTTCTCAATATTTTATACCGGTATGGGTCATGATGCTGCACACACGTTCCAGATATCCGCATTggttctctttctctctccctttcAATCTGAGAAGCTTTCCTCCTTTCCTTACGACTCagcttcctctacaaaattcataatatatACAACAATATCAATACATTCATCCTGAAACATACACAaccaaataatatttataatcacATGCAGATTTTTACTTACAATTGCAGGGTCACCTTTGATCACCTCTTTTTGCCTTTTTTTCTTCCTCCTTAGCTTTCTTATCCATGTAAACAAGCCAACCATACCTTTTAACCCCATATTCTTTAGCTATTACTTCCATTCCTTCATCATTGCTATCATCACTGTTAAAATCCTCATCATCCTCAtcatcttcatcctcctcaTTGTCATCCTCATCATCTGAAATCTGGGATTCATCCTTTCCATTCCCTTCATAAGAAAATCCCACCTGAGAGTACGATCCCTTGTTTGCAGCAGGCTGTGACGTGTTAGCTCTACAAGTTTGCATGaatataaataaagaagatCAACTGTGATGAAATACAACAATAATAGAACAATGTTGCAGATAAATGCTGTTAGTAACCACAAAGAATTAGCTTTACATGTTTGGAAACAATTTCTATGGATAAATGCCGAAAGCTTCTGTTTGATGAGCATCGAAACAAGGAAAGAACAAATTATATAGAACAAAAGGAATATCTTTTGACCTGTCTGATGCAAATGGAGCAGCAGCCTTGGCCTCCATCTCTTAATTTACATGTTGCAGAGCCTCCTCATCAAGGCCAGAAACAcaacaacaaataaattaataaccaGCAATAAACTGCACAACAAATTAATAACCAACAATCCAGCAATACCAATTACTAAGTTATCAACATTCAACAATTAATCAGCAACCAGCAACAGCAAGACAGCAAGCAGGATATTTTCAATATAATGAACCATTAAACAACAATAACATGAACCATTAAACAGCAACACAGCAAGCAAGACATTTTCAATATATTGAACCATAACACAACAATAAAATGAACCATTAAACAGCAAGCCACTGAGCCAGCAACAAAATTTAGCCAAAAATTGAACCATTAATACTTACACTAATGAACAAATCAACAAAACTTAGCCAAAAATTGGTGGTCAGATACTTAGATATATAAAATTGGTGgtcaaatatataaaatttaaaaaattataaattcaaaaatatcaattttGAAGATCAAATTTGTTAGTCGTATGTATAATTCTATTCGACTAATTGCACATGGTTCATCTTTTTCTCTTCaactattttgttatttttcaccTTCTATTAATAGTGTAAGAAGTTCAACACTAAACCAGCAACAAAACTTAGCAACAAATCAACACTAACGAACATAATTAATTCATTATACCCAAAATATctattcattatttatttaatttttttaaagtaaagaGATTGATAAAATATTAAAGCCTAAATACTTATTTTTTCATTTGACCAATAACAACACTTTTAATAGGGGAGTTTATTTGGAATGTTGGCAAGAGGACTATAGTAAAAAATAACAAGAGTGCCTTCATTATTGCGACACTCAAAAAGACAAAAAGATACTTATTTCTATCATTAGTGCAAGAGTTGGAGTTGtagtcaaaatatttttttatgaaaaaagtCTAAGGCACCAATTATATAACAAGTCAATTAAATcaacttctttttattttaaaatttaatttgagaaACTAAGATGGTGagatgttttctttttttttataataaatctTGTTGAGTTTAGaaatataaataacaaaattaatgatgacaaacatgCTGAATTTGGGTTAATAACTCAAGTGAGTTTGATAATATTTATTGCatgtctaaattattttttttatagtccAAACATATGAAATAAAATGATCAACAAAGCAGCTGAATGAAAAATGATTCATTAACCCAGTTCATTATCTtccaaacaaaaagaaaacaatccTAAGCTAAACTTCAGAAAAGTTCATTTCGGGTAATGCTCACACAAAAAAAGAGTATTCTAACaccaaaagaagaaagaaaaaaggaaatcATGTCAAATTAAGTTCAGCAAAATAAGAGATTAAAGGTAATTAGTTTCTTTTAACATGCAAGTCAATtgtttcataatttttttttctgtacTACCATTTTGgacaaaatgaaaaaaatagtgacaaaatttttttattataaatcaATGGTTAAAAATGTTTTTTGGAGGCAAAGCACAAATTTAAGGGTTTGAATTTTGCTAAGctctttgaaaaaaataaatgatgttACTGCTGTGTCTGCTACGGTGCTTAGTCCTGATtcaaaatttctaatttttggggctaattgaagaaagaagaaggaagattTCAACTAGTCCAAAATTCaagaaattgattcttgaaagAAATTCTAGCCGTGGCTcaaagaagataaaaaaaaaatttatttgaagACAAGGTAGGAGAGAGAACTAGAAAAAGAGTGAAGAGTGAAAACTTCACAAACAGAGTTTGAAGTTTTGGAAGCATTGCACCTACACTAAAGGGACACTCCGCTAAGATGAAGAACAATGTTTTGAGTTCAAAAGTTGGGTTTAGTGCATATAGTCAAGGCTGTAAATCATCGTCTCCTTCATGGTTTAGtgtttatatttttgttttaatgcTATATCTTTCTTTGTATTCATTAAGAGGTAAAAGGTAAGAAAAAAGGTATTGAGAAAAAaccattgaaaaaaaaaactgagaGAAATACTTGAAGAGAAAAATTGAGAATAATTTTAGATTTCTTTTGGTTGAATTTATGGTATGTCATGTATCTGAGAGGTATTTTTTGCCAAGTTTGATAATAAGCACTTAGTGTGTTGAGTCTAAGTAGTTATATAGCCAAGTCAAGTTTATGTTAAAGTTTGATGTGTCTCTGATAGAATTACGTTAAGTATTTGGGATTGGTGTATGCATGCAATACTTGAAAAGATAGTGAAAATTTCACCAACGTTGTGGTGGAGATTAGATGTAGATTACATTACACTAGATAattgaaccaggatatatgacTATGTCATTTTTTTATCCTGCtttgattctgttttttttttcaagattcatgagacaaaatgaaatTGTCTCTTGCATAATCCAATACGCAGATCAAACAGAagctaaattataaattttggtTTAAGATTTTATTAATCAAGTTTTTAAGAAAGTCATAGATTCAATCACTCTTTTTTAGgccattaaaaatttttaaacttgtTTTTCAATTAGTTAATTGGAGTTAGTTTCACTCTTAATTAATTTTCTAGTAGAACTATTTTTTATGTCCACCCAAAAAGACACCGCATCTGCTCCACTTGGCGATCCTGGATTATATGCAACGTTTTGGCCAAATTTGCGAGGTTTCTGATGTGTAATTTCCCTTTGCAGTTtgtaatatttaaaaagttataGAATACAAATTTGTCCATACAGATTAATAGATTACGTGACAAGTGGCACTATGATGCTTGAAAGGAAACAGGCTTGGCAGAGATCATAACACTTGTCGAGCTTGCAGAGGAGCCACGTCTTGGAAGAAGATAACCAGCTGCTTGCAAGGGAGGTGGgctattattttaatatttggttattgaccgtttttttttcatggaatttttgttttgtttttttggtCATGTGGTGGGTGGCTAATTAGATAGACTTTTTTCTTGGTTCTTTTTATTTGCTTagattgaattttattttaaaaaaaaatattatattagatGTGTATTtaatcttttgttctttttttataaaattctaagaatgcatacaaattttattatttaaaataaaatggtaacaaattattttattttaaataaaaaatgttaagcttaaaaaattaaagaagtttTAACGAattctcttttaaaaaatatatatattatattagttattcaatataaaataagcattttaaaaaaaaagatgatcCGATGACAATTAATTTTATGctgaataaataatttttactaAAGTAAAATGTATTAAAATATTGATTAGTTGACTGGCTctttatgtatattttattttgatttaataatgataataataatataaataataataacaataaaaaacagATAGTAATAATGTTAAGAAATAAAAAGTAATGAGAtagtaaaattatatttttggaaTAGCATAAATGAAAgagtaataaattattatagaaaaattaatataattaaactcaTAACTAGAAAATGGTTTAATACAGATAGATTTATAGACAAATTTGGTATATATTACAGATGAATTTTTTGTTACCGATAAAATTATCGACGAATTTTGTCTCTCTGTAAAAGTCTCGTCgaaaattatttaccgacgaATTTTTTTCGTCGGAAAATTACCAACGGATTTTTCCTCTGTAAATTCTCCATCCATTTCCCGAAGCTGACGAACTTTTcgacggatttttcgtctgtaattacagacagattttccgTCTATAATTACAGACAAATTTTTCGACGGATTTTTCGTATGTAATTACAGATAGATTTTTCGACGGatttttccgtctgtaattacagacgaattttccaacagattttctgtctgtaattacagatggattttctgacggatttttcgtctgtaatttaaaCCTTGGAAAATCATCTCACACTCTTATTATAGAcagaaaattcgtctgtaaatccgtcagtaagctaaaatagattttttttcaattacaaaataaacttgttttcatacaaaataaatataaatttaatacaacttttatctaatttgtattcaaatatttataatattacaaaaaataaacaaattcattgtattataaaattaaaagaaaattattataaacaagcaagtcaatataattcaaaacataaacaaagtgTATTATCAACTATAATCCTCAGTATATTGTTCAACCATACtaaattttacataattttacatatattacaGAAAGATTAACTGAATTCTTTCTCAAAAAATAGACATGAATCAGCATCCATCAACCATATGTGCATGAATTCTTCTTGAACCTGATAGGTTTGATTTAGAAGAGTTGATCACCAAGGAGAAAGTAATTTCCTTATGGTGCTTTGTTTGACATGCCAGAGCCTTCAgcagcaaaataaaaaataattattgagAAGAATTCTGCAAATGCTGCTCTAATTGCATCAGGCTGAGCAGCCTCTCTAGGAGACCCAATTGCAATTCTTTGGACTGCCATCAATTCACGTGGGAACAACAAAGGATCCACATCCTCTTCTGCTCAGCCAAGTCACCAAGAGAACCTCACTGCTCAGCCACCCTTTTATATATTACATTGGAAGTTTGAACCCTCTCCAACATATATATTATGCACTGTCACGCTCTGCAACATTCACAATCTCAATTACTATCAACATAATCTAATAATTAGCATATAATTAGAGACATGAAATCCTAACTTTGAGTAGAGGCATTACAGATCCATCGTTAAGAGTGAAGATATCGAAAATTTAGAAGCATAATGTCAACAAGATTTTGAGCTGTAACACTAAATAACAAGCAAATGATTATCAAACAATGAAAGTTGTAAATAATTATCAAACAAATAGCTCAAATTGAATTACAAATTACTTGAACAGAGCAGAACAGAACAGATTCAACGTTCGTCCAAGCAAATGATTCAAACGAAAGCTTCGATTGCAgaaaaaattcatcaaaatcaTAGTAAACTCGCAGATTCAAACAAAGCACAAAAGTAGAGTATGATAAACCTAAAGCTGGCACAGAAAAATTGAGCCCTAAGGTTTATCACGAAGAACAGAATCACAAAATTAGGATTTATATACTTGAAATTTGAGATGGTGCAAGGGGGATCTCGTAGGACGCAAGGTATGACAGAGAGAGATTGTGTGATGCAAGCGGCGACGGCAACGGCAATGGCCACGGCGGAAGAAGCAGAAGTAGCAGCCACAGAGAGAAGAAGTAACTCGTGCCAAGGAGAGAGGAAGATGCTTGTGTTTGATTTGTGAATGGAGCTCGAAACACAGTTTGAACGGGGGCTGCCACGGAGAGAGAAGACGGTATAGGTTAGgtctaaattaaaattttcagacggaaaattttaaattacagacagatttttcgtctgtaataatttaataaaatgcagcgttttatctatttaattatagacggatttttcgtctaTAATCATTTTTCACgaaaaaaagattaattttactaacagaattatcgacggattatatttttcgtctgtaatttatgctaatttattttttttgtttttcgacaAAAAAATTCTTTTGAAATTCTGTCTATATTTCCGTGGGATAAAATCCGTCGAAAATATCCATCtgtaataactagttttctagTAGTGACTCCTATGTCGTCTCATCCAAAAGAACAGATGTAATCGAACAACTATATAAAAATGTTTTATATCGTcagtacattaaaattaaactataaTTTGTATCTTAAAgtataagataaaaatacatatcaaatcaaatttaataaaaaataaaataatattgaaGCATTATAAATTAATGAACTTGTTTAATTGAAGTTTATATGAATGAGTTTTTTTACTcaaacttattattat
This sequence is a window from Arachis stenosperma cultivar V10309 chromosome 10, arast.V10309.gnm1.PFL2, whole genome shotgun sequence. Protein-coding genes within it:
- the LOC130958204 gene encoding uncharacterized protein LOC130958204: MEAKAAAPFASDRANTSQPAANKGSYSQVGFSYEGNGKDESQISDDEDDNEEDEDDEDDEDFNSDDSNDEGMEVIAKEYGVKRYGWLVYMDKKAKEEEKKAKRGDQR